From the genome of Flavobacterium sediminis:
AAAATTCGAAATCCTTGCAAATAGAATATTTGTTAAGCTTTGGCAGTAAATAAAATGTATTGTCAAAAGTTAATTGTTTATTTCAATGTCGATATAGGATTTTAAATTGTATAACTCAATTTGATTTTCATAATATCCTTCTAATTGTCCAATTTCAATAAACGCAATATCATTAGCGAAAGCTTTTTCTCCGATTAGATGCTCAATATGAACGTAAACGGCTTCACGAAGTCTAAGGTTATCTTTGTGGACGATGTAGTTTTTGAGTAGCACTTTTATTCCTAAATCGGTTGGTTTGTTTGGGTTTTCAAGTGGGATGAAATACATTTCACTTATTCGTAAAGTGATGCCGTAATATTCTAGTGGTTTGTCGGTGCCGTTTTCGTATTTGATTAGATTGGTTTCTGGTTGGAGGAATGCGGTTATTTTCCAACGCTCTATAACTGGTGCATGATGAACGAGTAATTCTACTTCTTTGAATAGGTATGGATTTCCATTTGCTGTGATGATTAACTCTGCTGCATTAGTCTTGTTCTTAATGATGAGGTCTAGGTCTTTGTTGTATTGATGAAGTATTTTGATTAGTTTGTCGAAATGGGTTTTTAGTTCGTCTTTTGAGATTTCGTTTAGAAATAGGAAAACGAAGTTGTTTTGTTGGAAGTGGTTCCAGAAGTTGGTTATATGGTTCATTTGGTTATTCAGTTATTTGAAAGGTTCTCGATACAATTTTGTAAACAAAATCACTCGAACTGACGTTAGCGTTTATCTAGTATTGATTTATCATAAGCTATTAAGTTTACCATTTACTCACGCTTTGTTATTGTTTTTTTGGTGTTCGTGATTATGCAATTTATTTACGTTTGTCTTTAGCGACATTGTCGAATGCTATTAAATTGCATAATTCTCTCAATCGTGAACGAACTCGATTGCCGTAATGTTTTTCAATTTCTGTGGCTGATAAGTTTGTGGTGATGTGAGTGAATAGTTTTTTTGAAATGAATAGATCGTATCTGCTTAATAGAATTTCTGCCATTACATTGCATTCGTTTCCGAAATATTTTAGATTGTTTTCCGTTCCTAAATCGTCGAAACAATAGCTTCTTGGTTCTGATTGGTAGAGTTTTCCATTACTATATTTGTGGATTATTTGGTAGCCGTCCTGGATAAATTCGAAGCTTATATCTCGGCAAGGTTTTACAAAAAACTTGTGTTCTGTTGCTGTTAAGAATTTCATTAAGTTC
Proteins encoded in this window:
- a CDS encoding P-loop NTPase family protein; translation: MNTTLSYPEIIAWLEKKGVELYGKKFKILETDHEIIYKLIAYFLKDEQACYQFNIDLEKGILLTGPIGCGKTSLMNLMKFLTATEHKFFVKPCRDISFEFIQDGYQIIHKYSNGKLYQSEPRSYCFDDLGTENNLKYFGNECNVMAEILLSRYDLFISKKLFTHITTNLSATEIEKHYGNRVRSRLRELCNLIAFDNVAKDKRK